The sequence below is a genomic window from Bremerella alba.
AAAGCTAACGCGAGCTTCGCCTTGCATTCCACGAACACGCAAAGCCCAGTTCTGGTTGTCTAAAGGAAAGCCAGGCCTGCCTGTGCGCCCTTTCCCGATGATGTAGGTATGATCCCCTTCATTCAGTTCCCGAATATTGACCCACGCTTCTAAGGTGATTTCGTCTCCGTTTAAGAAATCGAATGGACTGCTATCTCCGGGGTCATCAAAAACAAAACGCGAGCCTTGGCCATCGAAGTTTACGGCCGTGTTGTTCACCGGGAAATCAGGAAACTTCGGAGGGCGAGGACCAGGGACATCTCGATGAATTCCCCCGATGGGATGAAGCAGAGTCGCTTCCTCCTGGCCGAATTCCCAGAAAGCAGCCGTGTTTTCATCCGCGAAGACCGTGCTCGAGAGCAAGCTACAGGCGATTGCTGAGATTGCGATTCCAAACAATAAGTAACGAGTCAATTTCATGATCAAAGGTCTTGGTATTGGCAGGGTGACACAGGCAAAAAACAACGACAACAAAAGTCTGAAGTCGGTTTATTCTTCCAACTCGAAGACAAAGTGGTTGTCGTTTCCAGCGACGACTTCCACGGTAAGTTCACTGGTAGCAAAACTGGTGTACTTCTTGGGAATAACGGATTGGAGCACGGGCATCTCGATTCCTGAATTGTTGCGGGGCGGTTTTCCCGCATCGATGTCGGTAGCTTTGATCAGAACCTCATGTTTGCCGACGATGGCACCATCGCGGTCTCCATAGGTGCTCAATGTGAATGTCCCGTTACTATCAATTCGGCTGAATGCTGGTGAGCCTGACAAAGGGCGGAAGTTAATATTTCCGTAGGGCAAAGGCTTGCCCTGGTACAGGACTGTTCCAGTAACCGGAGCCATATCAAAGGGGCTTTCCGAAGAGCATCCGGCGATCAAAAAGATCAAGCACAGCATTCCGATTGAACAATGGATGATCTGCATGCGTGATATTCCTCGATATGCTTAGGGGGCAGGTCTACGGCTCTTTGACGCGTACCGCTTGCGTGCACGCGATCGCTGCATTGCGATGGGAGGGAAGGTAAACTCGGCAGGAACCGTAAAGGTTATGGCAGGGGAAAGGTTTCGCTGCCATTGATGGTGGCGGCGGCACAATAGGCGTCGAAATTTATCGTTTCCGGGACGAAGCGAACACTGCCATCGGCAATCGCAAAGTTCACACCACCAGGGTGGCGGCTTGAAAAGGGAATATGATTGAATGCCACGCCGTCGTTGGCTCGATCCCGGCGAGAATTGATCGTGTCTTCGTAGATGGCCTTAGAGTTGTAAATGCCGTCGACCGTTAAGTAGGCACCGACAAGCCAAACGCGGACATTGCCGGGAAACCCGCCATTGGTGCCAGATCGATCCCGATGGATGAAATCGCCAATCATGATCGTATTAGTCAGCCCATCGGTAATTTCGGAAGCCTTGCGAGTGCCGTTAATGCGAAAAATTCCATTGCTGGGTATGAGTCCTGCTGAGACGATTCCCGATAAGTTCGAATCCTTCGTGGCGTCGTTGTAATACACTCCGTGAACACCTTGATAGGTCAGCAAGGCGCCGTCGGAATACTTCGCGGTTGCGGTATTGCTTGGTTTTCCGTCGAAGCTTGGGCAGATAAATGCGTTAACCACAGTCCGTCGAATCGCTTGGTTTTCGTTGGCTGTGGGGCCCTTAGAGAAGTCATATTGGTCATAAAGCGTCGTTTGTTCTAAAAAGGGCAGAATAGACAAAGCCCAACCGTGACTGTCGTCTTTTTTGAACGCACCGGATGGCAAGTTCTCTTGGTGGATATCCATGTAATTGTGGCATGCCAGCCCCATCTGCTTGAGGTTATTCGTGCATTGCATGCGCCGAGCGGCCTCGCGCGCTTGCTGCACAGCTGGCAGCAATAAGGCAATCAAAATACCGATGATTGCAATCACCACGAGCAACTCGACCAAAGTAAATGCTCGGAGTCGAATACGAGAGGAGTGAAAGCTCATTCTGTCAGGCTCCCTCAATGAAAGGAAAAGAGAAAACGGCGGGAAGTATCAGGCATAAGAGTATTCTTAGACGGAGATAGTCATTTCATTATGACTCGGCAAGATCGGGCAACCCGGCGATAAAAACAGGATCGAGATAGTCGTCATCTGCAAGGTTGTCTTGCAGAAATAAGCCGTCCACCAAGGCTCCTTCGGGGTAGCCGAGGTCCGATAGATCAATGCCGACGGCAATTGCTTGCTTTTTGAATGCTTGGAAATGTGGCGAACAGGGAATCGTTTCCAACTGTTCTAAAGAGCGTGGAATACGATCAAACCGATACAAGTAGACTTCATCCAAAAGCAGCGATTCAGGCGACTCCATGGTTAAGTCGAACGACGTGACTGTGTGGGAATGCAGACCGTCCTCAAACTTAAGCGGGCTCACGTGAAAGGCGTCACCCTCCAAGGGATTCATGATCAACTGCAGCTCAAATAACACGACATCGGGGCCTGGCCCATTCCGCACAGGGCGATCGAATTCAATGGCAATACCGGGAGTCCCGAAATCATCCTGCGACTGGTCGATTGTCATGACGGGATCGCTTGTCAGTGGTTCCTTGCTGCCACCAATGTTGATGACGCCCGTATGTAGAAATTCATCAGAAGCGAAAGCAACGCGTGGTGTCGGAAGATCTCTATCGCCTGCCAAATAGCCATGATTGTCCATCGCATGAAACCAAACTAATTTCGAGGGAATGAGTTTCTCCATCGGGATGGATTCAATTTGATTCCCTCGCTGCACGGTAACACTCGTCAAGGCCCGCGCGAGACCCTCTTCGCTTTTGGTGACATCGTAAGAAATGATTCGATCGGGAAGTCCAAACTGATAGCGTTTACGATCGAAAGGAACATGAGCAGCATCCCAAACATTGGAAAACGCAAAACGCATCGCTTCTTTTTCCTGCAAGCGTAGCGGAGAGGAAGCCACTTCAACTTGAACATTTTCAGCAGAGGGCTTGCGATAGACATCGGCCGCACCTTCAACAACTTGGACGTCCGTTTCGCTATTCTGAGAGACATTCACCGAAAATCGAGTTCCCCGGTCGACGATGCTGATCTCAGGCGTCTCAACCCGAAAGCCCTCAGCCCCTGGGGGAGCATGCACGCTACATTGCCCGATATCGAGAGCCAAAAGGTCATTCCCTTCGACTCGAAACGAAGCCGGTCCCTGAATGACGGCTGTAGCACCGTTAGGAAAACCAAGCTCTACCATCCCCTGAATCAGGACATAGTCGCGTTGCAGGATTGGCGACGCACCAATTTGCGGTGGCAACTCTCCAAAGAAGCGGGCATGAGCCAGATTGGCAAAGTAAGCTTCGCTCTGCAATTCATTGGGCTTACCGGGATTCGCGGTTCCGTCTTGACCAGCTATCGGCCTCGATGAGGAGAAGCCGACATAAATCCCAACAATCAGAGCAATGGGGATGAGTAGCGCAATAGCGAGAATAACGGCCATTCTAGAATTATTCGAAGAACTCGGCTGCTGCTCTGATCGTTCTGTTTTCTCTTGGCGACGACTGGAAGAAACCACTAGAAGATCTGTCGGCATTGCTTGGCCTTGGCGGAAGATCAGTTCCGGAAGCTCCTGATGAATCTGAAGGTAATCCAAGTACAACTGACGAGCCTCATCATTGGTGGTGATCCAATGATCTAATTTCTCAAAGTCATCGCCCGAGAGAGTGCCGTCCAGCAAGGCATCGATAAGTTGACATACTTCGTCTTGGTTGACAGGATTTTGGAAGGAGCTCATACCATTTCCTCCGTGGCCAATTTCTTGCGAACGCAGCTGGCGAGTGCTTTGCGAATTCGAGACAAGGATCGATAAAGTCGAGCTACCGGTTCTTCGATCTTCTGAGACAAGCTGTCCACTGTTTCATCGCTAAAGTATCGTAATTCAACGAGTCGACGGTCTTTATCGTGGAGTGACGCCAGGCAATCGCTCAGGGCTCTTCGGCGTTCTTCCGATCGTTGTTGGTGGTGCGGATACTCGGCGGCAATGGCATCGATAGCGGCCTCTGAAAACTGGTACCGATTTGCCATCGCACGACTGCGGTGTCTCTTCACCGCAAACTGAGCGAATCTGCACGCCCAGTTAAAGAATGGGAGTTCAGGATCGTACTGATCGTACTTTCTCATAAGTGAAATGGCCGTTTCTTGCATCACGTCATCGACGTCACCTGCCTTGGGTACCATGGCTTCGACATATCGCCTTAAGCGCCCTTCGACCCCGGCAAACAATCGTCCAAACTCTTCATTCTTGTCGTCTATCGTCACAGGATTCCTCTTGGTCCTCATAAGTAGTTCACCCGGAATCGAGCTATTCTCGCAAAAATCTCAACATAAAATGAATATTTCTTCCAGGGTCAGTTCGGGACGTGCAGATGTCGCCGTATGGGATCCGAGGTTGAGCCCTTTAACCGGCATATTAATAGCCTGCAAGTACCGAGGAAAACACAGGTTCCGCTGTCTTCTTCTGTTCGGTGAATTGTGAGTGGATTTCGTTGGGAAGAGAATTTGAGCTCCCGCAAATTGGCTCACAATTAGTTGCCGACAGAACCTGGAATACGTAAGAACGTACATGCCAGTCGACCGAAGTCGGAGGTGGCAATGGTCAGCATCAGAGGCTGTCTACGCGAAGAACGCGCTTACCACAAAGCGTCCCTGAGATCTTGCGGCCATGAGGCAAGCAACTCGTCCACTAGCATAGCGCGGCCGGAGAGGCTTCATTTCGCGCGCACTTCGGCCGACAGTGCTTGGTAAACGAAAGGACGGTGACCGGCCATGCCGTTTGTCGTGACCGATGGGGTTATTGCATCTGCCGTGTCGGCTACTGAGGGATTCGATTCAGCGTATAGTACGCGTCGGGGTGTAGAAGCGGTTGCCCGTCGTCGCTGCGAAGGCCGTCCGCTCGAAGCTCGTGAACGTACAGTTTCCGCAGGCCAGAGACTTGGAGGCGGACGCGTAATCCGTCTTCGGAAACGTGCGCCTTTGTGATGGGCAGTGTTTTCTTTTTAATCTCATTGCTGCCGTAAGCACCGTGATAAAGATAGGTGTGGCTTGTCATCGTATAGGAAGCCGTGTCGCTGGCGATCTGCGGATCGACTGGCTGGGTAAATGTTAATTCAAAACCGTCCGGCATGGCCTTCATCTCTTGGATCTCGAAGGGCGTTTGCCCAGTCCATACCAGCCGTTGCAATCCGTACGACGCAGTACCTAAACTGCTCCAGCCGCGATTGCTCAATCCGGCCAGCACGCTTCCATCTGCGGCCTGCCCTAATCGCAGCACGGCCGAGGCGAGTCCGGAGCGAAACGGAAACACGGCTCCTTGGTATTCTCCGTCGACTTTCTCCAGAAAAACACGATGAATCGACGAGAGTGTGAACTCTCCTACGAAAAATTGCCCATTGAACGGCCCAAATTTGCCATTGCTGGTATCGAGCAGAATGTCAGTTGGAGACTGTCCCGCCTTCTTATAGGGAAACCAGACTGCGGGAGGACGCATTTGTGGTAGACGTTTGACAGCTTCCGGGTAGGGGATTCCCTGAGGAATGGCTGAGATCGGAGCGATAGGCGACCCAGGCAAGTTCATCGAAGCCAGCGAATCGGGATGGTGAAAAAAGGCGCCCTCTCGCATGTGATGCAGACTGTTGGTGGCGACCCAGTTGCCTTGCTGATCGGTATAGAACATGTCGCCGTCTTGGTTCGCACCAAGTCCGGAAGGTGACCGCATGCCAGCGCATATGGGGATGAGGTCCCCCTCGGGCGAAATTTTCATGCCCCAGCCACGCCAAGGGCCCTGCGTCACGTTAAGGGTTGGCTCGTGGATGGCTCGTTTCAACTGGTCTCCGCGAAGACCCAGTCCAATGTTTAATGTGAGCCAAAGGTTGCCGTCGCCGTCGAGCTTGGGGCCGTAAGCGTATTCATGATAGTGGCCTGTTACTCCCCAGCCTTTGGCAACCGTTTGGTACTGATCGGCGATGCCATCTCCGCTTGAGTCTTCAATGCGGGTAAGTTCACTTCGCTGAACGGTGTAAAAGGCATCGTCATGCCACAGCAGCCCTAAAGGCTCGTGCAGACCGGATGCGAATTGATGGTACTCGACATCTTTCGGTGGATCGTCGAAGACGCCACTGAGAATCCAAATCTCCCCTTTGCGAATGGCCACGGCGACGCGGTCCTCGTCTAGGACCGCCAAGCCGCTGACCTCCAGGGCCAGATCCTCCGGCGCAGGTTTCCAGTTGGCGGCACGCGAGTTTTGTGACGACTTGGAGGTATGGACCGAAATGAGCTTGTAGAAGTCGCTCTCGGAAGGCCTTTGGGCGAACCCTGTCTCGGCGATTGCCAAACTGGTTATGATCGTGATGAGAAGCGTCAGCCGACTTACCATTGATACGTTACCTCCAGCTTGCGATCGGTACGGACAGGCACCCGCCATTCCATGGTTTGGGGGTTGTCCGGGTCTTGCCATAAAACGGCATCATCGTTCGGGACTTCCAGCGTGACCGTCACGCCGTCAGGCTCAGTGCAGGAGTTGTCCTGAAGCTTCAAGTTCGTGCCACGATGGGCTCGGAACCAAAGCTTGCCTTCCGAGGATTCTTCGTCCGGAGAGGTGATGCTCAGGGAGCGTTTCAAACCTCCTTCGTCCGTCGGTTCAATGCGATCTTCAATCTCGAATCCCCGATAGCGGTAGCGAAGTGTGGGGACGCCTTGGGGGTCCAAGCCGTAACCCAAGAACCGGTAGTGAGTCGTGTTTTCGGTTCCTGCGGGCCAACGGTCATTGGCACGCGGCAATTGGGCAAACGCCGAATCAGCCGGTAGCGAGACAACTTCCGATTCTAAAGGTGAGGCCGGAGGGGCCGAACGGACAAACCACGTTCCGTATGCATCAAGGAACCGCCCACGCCATGCTTGGGTAAGTTGCATCTGCTCGGCATCGAACGCGTAATGAACACGTTGAGGAAAACCGACGGCAATCGCATGAGGTCCAGCCGATTCCATAAAGGTCCGGATCAGGATCGGACGCTCTTTGGGAATGAGCTCGAACTCCTGCGCCCTCGCTTCTTCGATCTTCTCAGGCAGTTTTTGCGACTTTACATCTTTCAGGTAGCTCCACATGGCCGCGATTTGATGGTCCATGTCGCCATCGAGGATTTCGGGAATCGCACTCTTTCCACCAGGAAAGAATGACGGCATGCGCGTTCGGTCTTTAAGCTCCGCGGGATTTCTCAGGAACTCTAAGAACCACTCTGGCCGCACACGCTGGGTCACAGAAGCCAGGTCAACGCCTACGGCACCTGGGACTGATTCTCCGCGGACGGGATGACACTGGACGCAACCGTTGTTAAGCAACCTACGTCCCGGGTCTTCCAGCTTAGTGAGTTTGGGAAACACGTCCGCCTCTGGCACGGGAGCGGATTGATCGGCCTCGGCAAAAGCGTCCGGTAATCGCTCTGCCAAATGCTTGGGAAACTTGGGCATGCGGACCAGCATATGAGGCCGAATGTCGCCTGAGCCAGCGAGGACCTTGGTAAACCACGACGACTTCAGTTTTCTGCCCACATGAGTCAGCGGTGGAGGCAACCGACCTTCGTCACCCAGGTCGACATGAGAAACCGTTTCAAAGAACTTCTCACGATCGGGACCGATGCCACCGAGTTCGTCCCGCTGATGGCAGGCATAGCAGTTTTGCTGCAAGAGCGAAAGTTTCAAGGAGACATCCTTGGAGGGCTCGCGTTCCTGCGATCCCAATTGGGTGAGTGCGGAAGTGATCGAATCCACCTGGACTTCGTCCAAGCCGTAGTGGGGCAAACCAAGAGCCGGATCGCCTAGACAGCCGATCTCGTCGTTCACATTGAGGTCAGCGAGTGACTTCGCTTGCGTCGTGGGAGTCAGGCCTTCGACGTTGTGACAATTTACGCACGATAGCGAGGTAAAGAGTCGCTTCCCATTTTCGACAAGCGGGCTGTTCTCTGGAAGCGCATCTTGGTCCGATTTGGGAGCCGCGTCTTGGGTAAGGTAGGCCGCAAGATCGGCCGCCTCGACTAAATCTAATTTTAGATTCGGCATCCGGACACCAGGACGGACCGTTTCTGGCGAAGTCAAAAAGAAGGTCAGCGCCTTTGTCGTGTATTTGGCTGACAGGTCGGGTAGCGGAACCGATGGCACTGGCCGCGCCGATTCGGTGAGTCCCATTTCTTCGATATCTTCAGGATCCAGCGTGGAAAGCAGGGCCGACATGGCCGATGGCTGTGAATGCCCACCCTGGTAGTTTGGGTCCGGCGCGTGGCATGCGACACAACCAACCAGATGAAAGAGTTTCTCACCCCGTGCCGCG
It includes:
- a CDS encoding FecR domain-containing protein, which translates into the protein MSSFQNPVNQDEVCQLIDALLDGTLSGDDFEKLDHWITTNDEARQLYLDYLQIHQELPELIFRQGQAMPTDLLVVSSSRRQEKTERSEQQPSSSNNSRMAVILAIALLIPIALIVGIYVGFSSSRPIAGQDGTANPGKPNELQSEAYFANLAHARFFGELPPQIGASPILQRDYVLIQGMVELGFPNGATAVIQGPASFRVEGNDLLALDIGQCSVHAPPGAEGFRVETPEISIVDRGTRFSVNVSQNSETDVQVVEGAADVYRKPSAENVQVEVASSPLRLQEKEAMRFAFSNVWDAAHVPFDRKRYQFGLPDRIISYDVTKSEEGLARALTSVTVQRGNQIESIPMEKLIPSKLVWFHAMDNHGYLAGDRDLPTPRVAFASDEFLHTGVINIGGSKEPLTSDPVMTIDQSQDDFGTPGIAIEFDRPVRNGPGPDVVLFELQLIMNPLEGDAFHVSPLKFEDGLHSHTVTSFDLTMESPESLLLDEVYLYRFDRIPRSLEQLETIPCSPHFQAFKKQAIAVGIDLSDLGYPEGALVDGLFLQDNLADDDYLDPVFIAGLPDLAES
- a CDS encoding c-type cytochrome, with the protein product MLLASFGSIAWGQDREAPFVAGFERFARHGVVESNMGGQLLLSELSCTACHTTDSLALIPKRGPHLTGTGNRIQADWIRAFLNSPHQVKPGTTMPDVLAPLPEDEREEAVEALVAFLSTQHRPFPEARASGANPLPHEFWNNGNAARGEKLFHLVGCVACHAPDPNYQGGHSQPSAMSALLSTLDPEDIEEMGLTESARPVPSVPLPDLSAKYTTKALTFFLTSPETVRPGVRMPNLKLDLVEAADLAAYLTQDAAPKSDQDALPENSPLVENGKRLFTSLSCVNCHNVEGLTPTTQAKSLADLNVNDEIGCLGDPALGLPHYGLDEVQVDSITSALTQLGSQEREPSKDVSLKLSLLQQNCYACHQRDELGGIGPDREKFFETVSHVDLGDEGRLPPPLTHVGRKLKSSWFTKVLAGSGDIRPHMLVRMPKFPKHLAERLPDAFAEADQSAPVPEADVFPKLTKLEDPGRRLLNNGCVQCHPVRGESVPGAVGVDLASVTQRVRPEWFLEFLRNPAELKDRTRMPSFFPGGKSAIPEILDGDMDHQIAAMWSYLKDVKSQKLPEKIEEARAQEFELIPKERPILIRTFMESAGPHAIAVGFPQRVHYAFDAEQMQLTQAWRGRFLDAYGTWFVRSAPPASPLESEVVSLPADSAFAQLPRANDRWPAGTENTTHYRFLGYGLDPQGVPTLRYRYRGFEIEDRIEPTDEGGLKRSLSITSPDEESSEGKLWFRAHRGTNLKLQDNSCTEPDGVTVTLEVPNDDAVLWQDPDNPQTMEWRVPVRTDRKLEVTYQW
- a CDS encoding DUF1559 domain-containing protein; translation: MSFHSSRIRLRAFTLVELLVVIAIIGILIALLLPAVQQAREAARRMQCTNNLKQMGLACHNYMDIHQENLPSGAFKKDDSHGWALSILPFLEQTTLYDQYDFSKGPTANENQAIRRTVVNAFICPSFDGKPSNTATAKYSDGALLTYQGVHGVYYNDATKDSNLSGIVSAGLIPSNGIFRINGTRKASEITDGLTNTIMIGDFIHRDRSGTNGGFPGNVRVWLVGAYLTVDGIYNSKAIYEDTINSRRDRANDGVAFNHIPFSSRHPGGVNFAIADGSVRFVPETINFDAYCAAATINGSETFPLP
- a CDS encoding sigma-70 family RNA polymerase sigma factor codes for the protein MTIDDKNEEFGRLFAGVEGRLRRYVEAMVPKAGDVDDVMQETAISLMRKYDQYDPELPFFNWACRFAQFAVKRHRSRAMANRYQFSEAAIDAIAAEYPHHQQRSEERRRALSDCLASLHDKDRRLVELRYFSDETVDSLSQKIEEPVARLYRSLSRIRKALASCVRKKLATEEMV
- a CDS encoding DUF7133 domain-containing protein; amino-acid sequence: MVSRLTLLITIITSLAIAETGFAQRPSESDFYKLISVHTSKSSQNSRAANWKPAPEDLALEVSGLAVLDEDRVAVAIRKGEIWILSGVFDDPPKDVEYHQFASGLHEPLGLLWHDDAFYTVQRSELTRIEDSSGDGIADQYQTVAKGWGVTGHYHEYAYGPKLDGDGNLWLTLNIGLGLRGDQLKRAIHEPTLNVTQGPWRGWGMKISPEGDLIPICAGMRSPSGLGANQDGDMFYTDQQGNWVATNSLHHMREGAFFHHPDSLASMNLPGSPIAPISAIPQGIPYPEAVKRLPQMRPPAVWFPYKKAGQSPTDILLDTSNGKFGPFNGQFFVGEFTLSSIHRVFLEKVDGEYQGAVFPFRSGLASAVLRLGQAADGSVLAGLSNRGWSSLGTASYGLQRLVWTGQTPFEIQEMKAMPDGFELTFTQPVDPQIASDTASYTMTSHTYLYHGAYGSNEIKKKTLPITKAHVSEDGLRVRLQVSGLRKLYVHELRADGLRSDDGQPLLHPDAYYTLNRIPQ
- a CDS encoding DUF4198 domain-containing protein, with translation MQIIHCSIGMLCLIFLIAGCSSESPFDMAPVTGTVLYQGKPLPYGNINFRPLSGSPAFSRIDSNGTFTLSTYGDRDGAIVGKHEVLIKATDIDAGKPPRNNSGIEMPVLQSVIPKKYTSFATSELTVEVVAGNDNHFVFELEE